The Leptospira terpstrae serovar Hualin str. LT 11-33 = ATCC 700639 genome includes a region encoding these proteins:
- a CDS encoding LTA synthase family protein, protein MVKQYLSLRFSDRIFLTYFSFGFLTLFLHRILFFVVYSYRLEEFSFFILLKAFLIGFRFDWVTISILLVGFYFLSLWDKASKLRPYRYFWTITPLVIYPFCLVHLFADLLYFENANKHIGYEAIVFLGDLDVLLSSAFKETPFKILSFLVFITLYITGIRYWFSKQKIADQINTKGSFRSNSIVSILWILFFFIGLRGGPQESPLRASEAIISDNALINQLALNGIYTTINDFKSQAIPKHLKMTDKDMLAVVREEIEYSGSEFVNDPEFPLVRKIKGIPGRKPINVVLVIQESWTGKYVWPISDGFWLGKEVTPYYNRLAKKGHSFRKFYANGGRTSNALLSVLTSVPDRPGLTAIRTPQILSNFSAIGNLFSEFGYQTSFITGDDLKFDSLATILPHFGFKTLIGKEDFRKSGKYSIGAWGYDDEHLYTKALEEMDLYQKNNKPFLMTILTMTTHYPYKVPNPKYEIYEPTVTDFDYLNTYHYSDSALEVFMKEIQKKKYFEDTLFVFVGDHTHHRYLSYYEDRMVPFLLYSPKYIKPMLDERISSQLDVLPTILGVVGKETYFAGFGKDMLASGVKSGSTYFAYGSACGWIDEEKILYQSVDGDTQFIFQMIPPYGVDPACNPDRKNCFRQTIKARAFFNLSLELMNRNSLYPLEGSLRYTRK, encoded by the coding sequence ATGGTGAAACAGTATCTCTCTCTCCGATTTTCGGATCGAATCTTTCTAACTTATTTCTCCTTTGGTTTTTTGACTCTTTTCCTACACCGAATTTTATTTTTTGTCGTTTATTCCTACCGATTGGAAGAATTCTCGTTTTTCATCTTACTCAAAGCGTTTTTAATTGGATTTCGATTTGATTGGGTTACCATTTCTATTTTGTTAGTTGGGTTCTACTTCTTATCCCTTTGGGACAAAGCATCGAAGTTAAGACCTTACCGTTATTTTTGGACCATCACTCCCTTAGTCATTTATCCATTTTGTTTGGTACACTTGTTTGCAGATTTATTGTATTTTGAAAATGCAAACAAACATATTGGATATGAAGCGATCGTATTTTTAGGAGATTTAGATGTATTGTTATCTTCTGCATTCAAAGAAACACCATTTAAAATTTTATCTTTTTTAGTATTTATTACATTGTATATAACGGGGATTCGTTATTGGTTTTCCAAACAAAAAATTGCGGATCAAATAAATACTAAGGGAAGTTTTCGATCTAATTCCATAGTGAGTATACTTTGGATCTTATTTTTCTTTATAGGACTTCGAGGTGGGCCACAAGAATCACCTTTACGTGCTAGCGAAGCCATAATCTCTGATAATGCCCTTATCAACCAACTAGCGTTAAATGGAATTTATACAACTATCAATGATTTCAAAAGCCAGGCAATTCCTAAACATCTAAAAATGACAGATAAGGATATGTTGGCGGTAGTTCGGGAAGAAATTGAGTATTCAGGATCTGAATTTGTAAATGATCCAGAGTTTCCACTCGTTCGGAAAATCAAAGGAATACCGGGAAGAAAACCAATCAATGTGGTTTTGGTCATCCAAGAATCTTGGACGGGAAAGTATGTTTGGCCGATATCAGATGGATTTTGGTTAGGCAAGGAAGTAACACCGTATTACAATAGATTGGCGAAAAAGGGACATAGCTTTCGAAAATTCTATGCAAATGGTGGGAGAACTAGCAATGCTTTACTATCGGTTCTTACCAGTGTTCCCGATCGGCCAGGTCTTACGGCAATTCGTACTCCACAAATTCTCAGTAATTTTTCTGCTATTGGTAATCTATTTTCTGAATTTGGATACCAAACCAGTTTTATTACAGGAGATGATCTAAAATTCGATAGTTTGGCCACTATCCTTCCTCATTTTGGATTCAAAACTTTGATTGGGAAAGAAGACTTTCGTAAATCGGGAAAATATTCCATCGGAGCTTGGGGTTATGATGATGAACATCTTTATACAAAAGCATTAGAAGAAATGGACTTGTACCAAAAGAATAACAAACCCTTCTTAATGACTATTCTTACTATGACAACACATTATCCATATAAGGTGCCAAACCCTAAGTATGAAATATACGAACCTACTGTAACTGATTTTGATTATCTCAATACTTATCACTATTCTGATTCTGCGTTAGAAGTTTTTATGAAAGAAATACAAAAGAAAAAGTATTTTGAAGACACTTTGTTTGTATTTGTGGGAGACCATACCCACCACAGGTATCTATCATATTATGAAGATCGAATGGTCCCTTTTTTGTTATATTCTCCAAAATACATAAAACCAATGTTAGATGAAAGAATTTCATCACAATTGGATGTCCTGCCTACTATTTTAGGAGTTGTAGGAAAAGAAACTTACTTTGCAGGGTTCGGTAAAGATATGTTAGCCAGTGGTGTGAAGTCGGGAAGTACTTACTTTGCTTATGGAAGTGCTTGCGGATGGATCGATGAAGAAAAAATTCTTTATCAAAGTGTAGATGGGGACACTCAGTTTATTTTCCAAATGATCCCACCTTATGGAGTGGACCCGGCCTGTAATCCAGATCGAAAAAACTGCTTTCGCCAAACGATCAAGGCCAGGGCCTTCTTTAATTTATCTTTAGAATTAATGAACCGTAATTCGCTTTATCCTTTAGAGGGTTCTTTACGGTACACCAGGAAATGA
- a CDS encoding lysophospholipid acyltransferase family protein: protein MKVYLRITLLVFGKASPYLIRGLYRSLTGNKEARIKEFLEGTKIWAEDVLKITKTQLIVFNEISVPEKGHMIFLNHVNEMDFPYDCYVIRKPFLANQVIKKAWFAYWWMVAMGSQVFDNSKAMSVAVSVKNLIEGLKTTSYIVYPEGKNTYSEEILPLKKGMVKIAFDQKIPVFVALKSGVTTYQNYQKGNVVGYMGLGVHDPTDFSSWEEFQTYLNNLMQSKKQELDVMTEAERIKLSKV from the coding sequence ATGAAGGTTTACTTAAGGATCACCCTTCTTGTTTTTGGAAAAGCAAGTCCCTACCTCATCAGAGGTTTATATCGTTCTCTTACAGGGAACAAAGAAGCTCGTATAAAAGAATTTCTAGAAGGAACAAAAATTTGGGCAGAAGATGTTCTGAAGATTACAAAAACTCAACTCATCGTATTTAATGAAATTAGTGTACCTGAAAAAGGACATATGATATTTTTAAACCATGTAAACGAAATGGATTTCCCTTATGATTGTTATGTGATAAGAAAACCGTTTTTAGCAAACCAGGTGATCAAAAAAGCTTGGTTTGCTTATTGGTGGATGGTTGCCATGGGTTCACAAGTTTTTGATAACTCCAAAGCCATGTCTGTTGCAGTTTCTGTAAAAAATCTGATCGAAGGTTTAAAAACAACTTCTTACATTGTGTATCCAGAAGGGAAAAATACTTATTCCGAGGAAATCCTTCCCCTAAAGAAAGGGATGGTGAAAATTGCTTTTGATCAAAAAATTCCTGTTTTTGTTGCTCTAAAGTCAGGTGTCACCACGTATCAAAATTACCAAAAAGGAAACGTAGTTGGCTATATGGGATTGGGTGTCCATGACCCTACGGATTTTTCTTCTTGGGAAGAATTTCAAACCTATCTAAATAATTTGATGCAATCCAAAAAACAAGAGTTAGATGTAATGACGGAAGCCGAACGTATAAAACTATCTAAAGTTTAG